A region from the Kineothrix sp. IPX-CK genome encodes:
- a CDS encoding response regulator, producing MNLKVMLVDDEPFILQGLSVLVDWEAEGYEIAKTAANGREALEFLLHNRVDLIIADIRMPVMTGIELLREIREKNISGAQFIILSGYNDFQYAQKALRYSCMDYILKPVQRESLLLLLRQAVKEKEIVVQKEVNLKKMEKARLAQNLMGLLRGKCGQDTLDYITSLWGEQKGMRYVHICFDNIAVLEEMSDEELRTMKKRLFQNCLDYLGNDGDHFFEDMPGFEEDYEIGFVYCDDMAMRLGMSTELFLEKLQKKAEEEEFRVPVILLVGKRVEDLGKISHSYSSSCVLRSFKSFRMKKSIYYYEEEVQVNHGKFLLCKQNLDRLILSVEQNDRAEINSSVDDLFLEMESMGMMKELISMNTNYLLFQLIHLAVEQDESVNQEEVMLYISENVFDADVTRGGRAHLRRFACEYADYLIQLRKNVSRGVLLDVEREIKERFAENLTLRELSQKYFVNSSYLGQIFRKKYGQSFKDYLGSYRISEAAQQLLKTDKKISRIAEEVGYHDTDYFINKFIELKGCTPSRYRKNAGDTGG from the coding sequence ATGAATCTGAAAGTAATGTTAGTGGATGACGAGCCTTTTATTCTGCAAGGGCTTTCAGTTCTTGTTGATTGGGAGGCGGAGGGGTATGAAATAGCAAAGACTGCGGCCAACGGGAGAGAAGCCCTTGAATTTCTCCTGCATAACCGGGTGGACCTGATTATTGCGGATATCCGTATGCCCGTAATGACCGGGATAGAGCTTCTTAGGGAAATTCGGGAAAAGAACATTTCCGGAGCGCAGTTCATTATACTTAGTGGCTATAACGATTTCCAATATGCTCAGAAAGCCCTGAGGTATTCCTGCATGGACTATATTTTAAAGCCTGTGCAGAGGGAAAGCCTGCTTCTTCTTTTACGGCAGGCCGTCAAGGAAAAGGAAATTGTGGTACAAAAGGAAGTCAATCTTAAAAAGATGGAGAAAGCCCGTCTTGCTCAGAATCTGATGGGACTTCTCCGTGGGAAGTGCGGTCAGGATACTCTGGATTATATCACCAGTCTATGGGGCGAACAGAAGGGAATGCGCTATGTACATATCTGCTTTGACAACATCGCCGTCCTGGAAGAGATGTCAGATGAGGAACTTCGAACCATGAAGAAGCGCTTATTTCAAAACTGCCTTGATTATTTAGGCAATGACGGCGACCATTTCTTTGAGGATATGCCGGGTTTCGAGGAAGACTATGAAATCGGCTTTGTATATTGCGATGATATGGCTATGAGGTTAGGGATGAGCACGGAGCTCTTTCTGGAGAAACTGCAAAAAAAAGCAGAAGAAGAGGAATTTCGCGTTCCTGTTATTCTCCTTGTGGGGAAACGGGTGGAGGATCTTGGAAAAATCTCACATTCCTACAGCTCCTCCTGTGTGCTGCGTTCCTTTAAAAGTTTCCGTATGAAAAAGAGCATTTATTATTATGAGGAAGAGGTTCAGGTCAATCATGGGAAATTCCTTCTTTGCAAGCAGAATTTAGATCGCCTGATCTTATCGGTAGAGCAGAATGACAGGGCGGAGATCAACAGCAGCGTGGATGACTTGTTTCTGGAAATGGAATCCATGGGAATGATGAAGGAGTTGATTTCCATGAATACCAATTATCTTCTTTTTCAGCTCATTCATTTGGCGGTGGAGCAGGATGAGTCGGTGAATCAGGAAGAGGTCATGCTCTATATCAGCGAGAACGTGTTCGACGCGGATGTTACCAGAGGCGGAAGAGCTCATCTGAGACGGTTCGCCTGCGAGTATGCGGATTATCTGATTCAACTTCGCAAGAATGTTTCCAGAGGAGTACTTCTCGACGTAGAGAGGGAAATAAAGGAGCGCTTTGCAGAGAATCTGACCTTAAGGGAACTGAGTCAGAAGTATTTTGTCAACAGTTCGTATCTGGGACAGATTTTCAGGAAGAAATACGGACAGTCCTTTAAGGATTATCTCGGAAGTTACCGGATCAGCGAGGCCGCCCAGCAGCTATTAAAGACGGACAAAAAAATCAGCCGGATAG